The sequence TAAAGGCCATGTCGAGCTTTAAACCTCATGAGGCTATTGTCAGGGGTTTTGGACAAGACCTTTCTGAAGTGGAAATCATCCCTTCCGCAGTAAAAACCCCGCTCTGTATTCTACACGGAAAACTCGAACAACGCCGAATCGAACGCGGTATACAGCAAATTAAAATATCCATCAGTCATAGTGAACAATATGCTATTGCAGTGGCAATTTGTCTTTAAGGATTCACCCCAAAACTCAATTCCTGCATCTGCAATTTTTTAATCTCATCACGCAATCGTGCCGCTTCTTCGAACTCCATATCCTTGGCGGCTTGCTGCATTTGTTTTTTCAGTTTTTGAATTCTCTTTTCGATTTGCTCAGGCTTCAGTTTTAGAATTGTATTTTCTTCTTCTAGAGACACCGTCACATAATCCTGTTCGGGCACACTTTGGATGAGATCGGCAATCTTCTTTTGAATGGTGGTGGGCGTAATCCCATGGGCCTTGTTGTACTCCTCTTGAATCGTACGTCGACGCGAGGTCTCACCCATGGCTTGTTTCATCGAATCGGTAAGATGATCGGCATATAAAATTACTTGACCCGAAGCATTTCGCGCGGCCCTTCCAAAGGTTTGAATCAGTGAGCGAGCCGATCTTAAAAAGCCTTCTTTATCCGCATCCAAAACCGCCACTAGAGAGACTTCGGGTAAATCCAGACCTTCTCGCAGCAAATTGATTCCCACCAACACATCGTATTCGCCTCTGCGCAAATTGCGCAGCAGGGCCATGCGCTCGAGGGTTTCTACTTTCGAGTGCAGATAGCGGACACGCACACCAATTTCTGAATAATATTTCGTGAGGTCTTCCGACATGCGCTTGGTCAGCGTCGTAATCAGCACACGCTCATTTTTGCCTACGCGAATTCGAATTTCTTCCAGCAGATCATCCACCTGCATATTCGCTGGCCGCACTTCGACGAGGGGATCCAACAAACCCGTAGGCCGTATCACCTGTTCGACAATCTCACCTTCTGAATGTTGCAGCTCATACTCCGCCGGGGTCGCCGAGACATACACCACCTGATGCATCAACTTTTCGAACTCTTCAAATTTAAGAGGGCGATTGTCCAAGGCTGAAGGCAGACGAAACCCATAATCCACCAGATTTTTCTTTCGTGCCTGATCTCCATTATACATGCCGCGCACCTGAGGAATAGTCAGATGCGACTCGTCTAAAATCATCAGAAAATCTTTTGGAAAATAATCAATCAAGGTTGGCGGAGGCTCACCGGCAGCCCTTCCAGTAAGATGCCGTGAATAATTTTCAATCCCCTTGCAAAAACCAATTTCTTCCATCAGTTCCAAATCGTAATTCGTACGTTGCTCAATGCGTTGCTGTTCCAGATATTTATTTTGATGGTGATACTCTTCCATCCGCTGTTTTAACTCGGCACGAATCGTGAGAATTGAGTTTTTCATGCGATAGTCTTCGGTGACGTAATGGCTGGCCGGATAAATGGCAATCCTGGCTAAATCGTGTAAAATCTCGCCTCGCAGGGGATCCATCTCCAGAATCCGTTCCACTTCATCCCCAAAGAATTCGATGCGAATGGCCTTTTCTTCTTCATGGGCCGGAAAAATTTCAATCACATCTCCCCGCACTCGAAAAGTGCCACGATGAAAATCGTAATCGCCCCGTTGATATTGAATCTTCACCAAATCTTTGAGGATGACATTTCGGTCGATGGATTGACCCTTTTCTATTTCGACGTGCAATCCCTTATAGGCCTCCGGCGAACCTAAACCATAAATGCAAGACACCGAAGCGACGATGATGACATCGTTTCTCTCCAGCAAGGAACGAGTCGCGGAGTGGCGCAGTTTGTCGATTTCTTCGTTGATGGCCGAATCTTTTTCGATGAATAAATCGCGAGAGGGGACATAAGCCTCGGGCTGATAATAATCGTAATAACTCACAAAATATTCCACCGCATTTTCGGGAAACAAATCTTTGAATTCCGAATACAACTGGGCTGCCAAGGTTTTATTGGGGGCCATCACCAGAGCGGGCTTTTGCACACGCGCGATCACCTGGGCCATAGTAAAGGTTTTACCCGAACCGGTCACTCCCAGCAAAGTCTGATGTTTTCTACCTTGGAGAATACCCTGAGAAAGTTTTTCAATGGCTTGGGGTTGATCGCCGCAGGGTTTAAAATCGGAGACAAGTTTAAAATTTCCCATGGAACTAACCCTTCACACTCCACTCCACACTCCCATCCGGTTTATCTTTTAAGACTATATTCATTTGCGCCAGTTCATTTCGAATTTCGTCCGAACGCTTCCAGTTTTTGGAGAGACGAGCCTGCTTACGTTCTTCAATCAGCTGAAGGATTTTGGATTCATCCAAATTTTGATCTTTGACTGCACGAGTTTGTGTGCGTGAAAAAAAGGCCGCTGCATCGGGCTGAAAGCATCCCAGCACCGATGAAATTTTCTCTAAATTGGAAAGAAATTCTTGTAGGGGCGCTGCTTGCCGCGCCCCCACCTGGATTTGATCGAGCATTTTATTCACTTCTCGAACCGATTCAAAAAGGAGTCCAAATACAGCAGCGGTGTTAAAATCATCATCCATGGCTTGCTGGAAGGAAGAGAGAATGTTGCTCAAAGTGTTTTCACCCTCTCCCGCCATGGGAGAAGGAAGATCAACTCCCTCCCCCCTTGAGGGGTGAGGAAAAGCCGCAGGGTTTTCGGGAGAGGGGCCATTCAAAAACTCCCTCACTCTTTTTATCGTCGTATAATAGCGCTCCAGCGCCTCGCCCATGTCGTGTAAATTTTGATCTGAAAAATCAATCGGAGAACGATAGTGCACCGAAAGCAAGAAAGCCCGAACCACTTCCCAATCGTACTGTTTCAAAATGTCTTGGATACTAAAAAAATTTCCCAGCGACTTGCTCATCTTCTCGGCATTGATATTCACAAAACCATTGTGCAACCAATATTTCACAAAATGTTTTCCGGTGGCCCCTTCCGATTGGGCAATTTCATTTTCATGATGAGGAAAAATCAGATCCCGCCCGCCGCCATGGATATCAAAACTCTCTCCCAAATATTTCATCCCCATCGCCGAACATTCGATATGCCAACCCGGGCGGCCTTTCCCCCAGGGCGAATCCCAGGAGGGCTCATCCGGTTTTGCGGCCTTCCATAAAACAAAATCCAGTGGATTTTCCTTGGCCTCCCGAATATCCACCCGCGCCCCGGATTCCAGGTCTTCGATGTTTTTCCCGGAAAGCTTTCCATAATCTTTAAAGTTTTTTACCCGGTAAAACACATCCCCGTCTGCAGTATAGGCAATTCCCTTATCGATGAGTTTTTGAATCAGTTGAAGCATTTGGGGAATGTGCTCGGTCGCCTTGGGTTCAAGCGTGGGACTCCCATTGCCCAAGGCTCGCATGTCGTTATGAAATTCAGCGATGTATTTTTCGGTCAGTTCTTGCCAGGGAATTTTTTGTTCATTGGAACGCTGGATAATTTTATCATCCACATCCGTAAAATTTCGCACAAACTCGATTTGATGATCTGGAAAACGGTGCTTCAAATAACGATAGATCACATCAAAGGCCACATTGGCGCGGGCATGGCCCAAATGGCATTTATCGTAAACCGTCACTCCACACACATACATGCGGATTTTTTTGGGTTGAAGAGGAATGAATTCTTCTTTTTGAGAGGTGAGGGTGTTGTAGAGTTTGAGTGACATTTACTTGATCCCTCCCCTTAAGCTAAGGGGAGGTCAGGAGGGGTTATGGATTC comes from Deltaproteobacteria bacterium and encodes:
- the uvrB gene encoding excinuclease ABC subunit UvrB, translated to MGNFKLVSDFKPCGDQPQAIEKLSQGILQGRKHQTLLGVTGSGKTFTMAQVIARVQKPALVMAPNKTLAAQLYSEFKDLFPENAVEYFVSYYDYYQPEAYVPSRDLFIEKDSAINEEIDKLRHSATRSLLERNDVIIVASVSCIYGLGSPEAYKGLHVEIEKGQSIDRNVILKDLVKIQYQRGDYDFHRGTFRVRGDVIEIFPAHEEEKAIRIEFFGDEVERILEMDPLRGEILHDLARIAIYPASHYVTEDYRMKNSILTIRAELKQRMEEYHHQNKYLEQQRIEQRTNYDLELMEEIGFCKGIENYSRHLTGRAAGEPPPTLIDYFPKDFLMILDESHLTIPQVRGMYNGDQARKKNLVDYGFRLPSALDNRPLKFEEFEKLMHQVVYVSATPAEYELQHSEGEIVEQVIRPTGLLDPLVEVRPANMQVDDLLEEIRIRVGKNERVLITTLTKRMSEDLTKYYSEIGVRVRYLHSKVETLERMALLRNLRRGEYDVLVGINLLREGLDLPEVSLVAVLDADKEGFLRSARSLIQTFGRAARNASGQVILYADHLTDSMKQAMGETSRRRTIQEEYNKAHGITPTTIQKKIADLIQSVPEQDYVTVSLEEENTILKLKPEQIEKRIQKLKKQMQQAAKDMEFEEAARLRDEIKKLQMQELSFGVNP
- a CDS encoding cysteine--tRNA ligase, giving the protein MSLKLYNTLTSQKEEFIPLQPKKIRMYVCGVTVYDKCHLGHARANVAFDVIYRYLKHRFPDHQIEFVRNFTDVDDKIIQRSNEQKIPWQELTEKYIAEFHNDMRALGNGSPTLEPKATEHIPQMLQLIQKLIDKGIAYTADGDVFYRVKNFKDYGKLSGKNIEDLESGARVDIREAKENPLDFVLWKAAKPDEPSWDSPWGKGRPGWHIECSAMGMKYLGESFDIHGGGRDLIFPHHENEIAQSEGATGKHFVKYWLHNGFVNINAEKMSKSLGNFFSIQDILKQYDWEVVRAFLLSVHYRSPIDFSDQNLHDMGEALERYYTTIKRVREFLNGPSPENPAAFPHPSRGEGVDLPSPMAGEGENTLSNILSSFQQAMDDDFNTAAVFGLLFESVREVNKMLDQIQVGARQAAPLQEFLSNLEKISSVLGCFQPDAAAFFSRTQTRAVKDQNLDESKILQLIEERKQARLSKNWKRSDEIRNELAQMNIVLKDKPDGSVEWSVKG